The following proteins come from a genomic window of Bradyrhizobium paxllaeri:
- a CDS encoding (2Fe-2S)-binding protein: MITLKINGQQKNWDGDPDLPLLWFLRDEIGLTGTKYGCGQALCGACTVIVDKQAVRSCITSVSDVVDREVTTIEGLHPTGDHAVQKAWRQLNVPQCGFCQVGQIMQAAALLMENPKPNPEQIREAMAGNICRCGTYQRIAKAVHLASTGV; encoded by the coding sequence ATGATTACGTTGAAGATTAACGGCCAGCAAAAGAACTGGGATGGCGATCCCGATCTTCCGCTGCTCTGGTTCCTCCGCGATGAAATCGGACTGACGGGTACGAAATATGGCTGCGGCCAAGCGCTTTGCGGCGCCTGTACCGTGATCGTCGACAAGCAGGCAGTACGCTCCTGCATCACGTCGGTCTCCGACGTGGTCGACCGGGAGGTCACGACGATCGAAGGCCTTCATCCGACTGGCGATCACGCGGTTCAGAAGGCCTGGCGCCAGCTCAATGTTCCGCAATGCGGCTTCTGCCAGGTCGGCCAGATCATGCAGGCGGCCGCGCTGCTGATGGAAAATCCAAAGCCCAATCCCGAGCAGATACGCGAAGCGATGGCAGGCAATATCTGCCGCTGCGGCACTTATCAACGCATCGCGAAGGCCGTGCATCTCGCATCGACGGGGGTGTGA
- a CDS encoding ubiquinol-cytochrome c reductase iron-sulfur subunit, with translation MCQDPTRRALILTALATGACLASARPSIAEEDLPGSSERPQKGDVLVFAEGDRAGEVIKPQDLQAGGPPVRAWPKDPKTSVVRKGSRLNEILVVKLEPAELDEETRSRAAGGVVAYSAICVHTGCPITAWVKAAGGDKDVFKCVCHNSEYDPRQSAQVVFGPAPRRLPALPLATDDGSLTVAAAFIGKVGAQQAR, from the coding sequence ATGTGTCAGGATCCAACGCGGCGAGCGCTCATCCTGACAGCCCTTGCCACGGGTGCCTGCCTGGCGTCGGCAAGGCCTTCCATTGCTGAAGAGGATTTGCCTGGAAGCAGCGAGCGGCCTCAGAAGGGCGACGTTCTGGTTTTCGCCGAAGGGGATCGTGCGGGCGAGGTAATCAAGCCGCAGGATCTGCAGGCTGGCGGACCGCCGGTGCGGGCCTGGCCAAAAGATCCCAAGACATCGGTAGTGCGCAAGGGCTCGCGCCTCAACGAGATACTCGTCGTAAAACTGGAACCGGCTGAGCTGGATGAAGAAACGCGCTCACGCGCCGCCGGCGGTGTCGTGGCGTATTCGGCTATCTGCGTCCACACCGGTTGTCCGATCACTGCATGGGTGAAGGCGGCAGGCGGCGACAAGGACGTGTTCAAATGCGTTTGCCATAATTCGGAATATGACCCCAGGCAGAGCGCGCAGGTCGTGTTTGGACCGGCGCCGCGGCGCCTGCCGGCGCTTCCGTTGGCGACGGACGACGGTTCGCTGACGGTGGCTGCGGCATTCATTGGAAAGGTAGGCGCGCAGCAGGCCAGGTGA